In Synergistota bacterium, the genomic window ATCTTACTGAGATAAAAAAAAGACATGCAGCTGAGCTTCGGACTCGCCAGGAGGTCCAGATTTTAATAGCCTTTGTTAGAGGACAGCATCCCGCGTTTTTTGAGGAGCTTAACAGAGCTTTGAGTCTTGGCGAGATCCAGAAAGTTTTACAGGGACTGCTTAAGGAAGGGGTTCCTATAAGGGATCTCGTTACTATATTTGAAACTCTTGCTGATTATGGTAGAATGACCAAGGATATAGATCTCTTGATAGAGTATGTAAGGCAAGCGCTTGCAAGACAGATATCTAAGATCTATCAAACCGCGGAAGGATTTATCCCCGTT contains:
- a CDS encoding FHIPEP family type III secretion protein, with the translated sequence LTEIKKRHAAELRTRQEVQILIAFVRGQHPAFFEELNRALSLGEIQKVLQGLLKEGVPIRDLVTIFETLADYGRMTKDIDLLIEYVRQALARQISKIYQTAEGFIPVITLSPDLEELIRNSVQRTETGVTISIDPQKMRAIIEGIAKEVEKVASLGYQPVVLCHPAVRPYLRKVIEGVLPQVAVLSYNEIASGVEVKSMGMVSI